The following nucleotide sequence is from Deltaproteobacteria bacterium.
CGACGACATGGAGGCCGGCGAGGAGATCGACCCCGCCAAGGAGGACCCGCACGACTTCGCGCTCTGGAAGGGCGCCAAGCCGGGCGAGCCCTGGTGGCCGAGCCCCTGGGGCCGCGGCCGGCCCGGCTGGCACATCGAGTGCTCGGCGATGGCCACCCGCTACCTCGGGCAGCCGTTCGAGATCCACGGCGGCGGCTCGGATCTCGTCTTTCCGCACCACGAGAACGAGATCGCGCAGTCGGAGGCCGCAGCCGGCGTCCCGTTCGCCGACCTCTGGGTGCACAACGGCATGATCACCACCGGTGCCGAGAAGATGTCGAAGTCGCTCGGCAACATCCTGTCGATCCCCGAGGTGGCCGAGCGCGCTCCGGCGGAGGCGCTGCGCCTTCTCTTCCTCGGCACGCACTACCGCACGCCGCTCGACTTCTCCCCGGCACGGCTCGAGGAGTCCGGACGCGCCCTCGGGCGGCTCTACGAGGCGCTGGCGCGCGCGGACGAGATCGCCGGCGGACCGCCACCCGCCGTCCCCGTCGACGGCGCGCTCGCCAGGCCGCCCTCGCCGTTCCTCGCCGAGTTCTCGGCCGCCATGGACGACGACCTCAACGCGGCCCGCGCCCTCGGTCTCGTGTTCGACCGGGTGCGCGAGCTGAACCGGCTGCTCGATGCCGGTGATCGGGCGGCGGGGGCCGCCATCCGCCGCGAGCTCGCCGCCGTCGCCGCCGCCACGGGGCTCTTCGCCGAGGCGCCGGCCGCGTTCCTCGAGAGCGCACGGCGTCGCGGCCAGGAGCGCGCCGGGCTCAGCGTGGCGGAGAT
It contains:
- a CDS encoding cysteine--tRNA ligase, translating into MEIVFTNTLSGRKEPLVPREPGRVRLYWCGVTVYSRSHVGHARALVTADVLCRYLRARGLEVTFVRNFTDVDDKIIRRANEEGITAAALAEREVRAFQEDVAWLGCLPPTHEPRATEHIPAMLALVEQLVAAGFAYAVPDGSVYFRVRRFPAYGKLSHRRLDDMEAGEEIDPAKEDPHDFALWKGAKPGEPWWPSPWGRGRPGWHIECSAMATRYLGQPFEIHGGGSDLVFPHHENEIAQSEAAAGVPFADLWVHNGMITTGAEKMSKSLGNILSIPEVAERAPAEALRLLFLGTHYRTPLDFSPARLEESGRALGRLYEALARADEIAGGPPPAVPVDGALARPPSPFLAEFSAAMDDDLNAARALGLVFDRVRELNRLLDAGDRAAGAAIRRELAAVAAATGLFAEAPAAFLESARRRGQERAGLSVAEIEAAIAARNDARQRKDFREADAIRERLREQGILLEDTPSGTMWKAG